In Schizosaccharomyces osmophilus chromosome 1, complete sequence, the genomic window AAATATGGCACTCGAAATGCCATCCCCTTCATCTGGAATAGAGAATAAATTATCTGTATTGTGATGTTTGACAGAGCGTTCTGTCAAAAGCACACGACGTTTTGGATCGACACGATGAAACTTTCTGCTTCGACACCAATATTCAGCAGTTTCGACAACGGACAAAGACAATTTGTAAAGTCGGACTTTGTCGAGCAATAAAAACTTAAAAGTGATAGGTAAAGTTTCACCAAGACGAAAAGATTTACCAGATACCTGTAGCTCGTAATGTAACCGCTCATCCCAATCTCTCGAAATATTAATTAATTCACTGGAAGACAAACTAGCTGGTGATGGTGTACGAACAAGTTGGACTGGTGTTCTACCGTTCAAATTACTCTTAAAGGTACCAAATCTTTCAACTGTGgcttccaaaaaatagCGTACCCAGCCCAATTTTGCCTCGACCGATTCGGGAAAGCAATTTGGGATAGCTAGATCGAAATTATAAGTATATTCACCAGGCGCAAAAACACTATAGCCACGAAGACCAGCAGCAGATGAAGATGGAAGGGATACGTGCTGACCAACAAGACGGGCAACATCAGCTCCATGCTGAGGGGCATCGGCATCTTTTATGTTAggattaaaaaaattccaatgATGACAATTAATAATTTTATCTTCATAGGTTTCGTGCCCTTTGACGGGAATCCCTTCAGGCCATTCTGTTCTGGAGCGGCCGGCAAACGATAGGGAAATGCCACGAATATTTGCTGGCTTGGCGACACGTAGGACTAAGGCACCACGCAAAATGACAGggttttcattttgacACTCATTGAGGTCGTATCCAGAAAGATACAACACGGGTTCTAATAACACAATGGAAAGCGACATGCCTCCACCATGGGAGGAAGCGATTGCTTTCTTAATGACAGGAGGAACCATTTCTGAGACATTGTTTCCAATGATGGAAGTGACACGAGAAGTTCCGAATAGGTTCGCAGAAGAAGGACTCCAAGTCAAGGGAGGTTTGGCAGGCATTGTATTGTTTACGGGAGTGGAGACAGTCGACGGGATGTTGTTTGAAGTAGCGGTTGTGACATTGTCGGGGGGACTGGCGAGAGGAGGAGGTCGCGGAGCCGACTGCTTAGCCGAACGATTAGCGGAAAGAGAACCAAAGCCATTCGAGGAGTTGATACTAAAAATGGAATTTCTACGACCTAAACCGCTGTTAGACGAGCCACGAGTTTGAGAACCTGTGTCATTTTCCTCATTAGAAGGGTCATTTTGATGATTGAAAGAAGACGAAATCGATTTCCCAAATCGACTTAGCGCCGGAATATTCAGTTCACCCTTCATATGGACTACAGCTGGTTGAGGGATAGGTGGTAGATCACCTGGAATAGGATTTTGTGGATGCAAATTGGCAATGTTGAAAAGTtaataagaaaagaaaagtaaggGCAAGCGAAAGCTCTTCAAGGAGGGAAAGAATATTGAAATTTGcaatttttgcaaattaTTCTaatcccaaaaaaattagcCACGTTAATTTCggatgtaaacaaacaaatcgGAACACTACGTAACAGATATTCGTTCTCTTTATCGTTGAATAGTGTACAAGCCGAGCCGTTCAACAGCGAGAAGCTTGGATTTTTCCGTACCGAATCGTAAGAGAGAAGAATATGCCAACTTTACTTCGGAAGGGAACAGACAAGAGACCCGATTCCGAATGCAAAATTCAAACGAAGAGACGCTTCAAAACTGGCAATCGgaccaagaagaaaaattttccTTAAAACGAATAAGCAACCCACAGAGGAAAAATACCGTTGTTTAGGAAGATTTCAAGCGACTCCGAAGCAAAGGAATATTAACGAAGGAGAAAGGGCTCTAAACcgacttttccaaaagtatATACAGCACAAAGAGAGGAAAAGTGAAGAATAGGCCTGGAAAAAATGCTGTAGAGAAGTAACTACTTGTactgaaacaaaaacccGAAGAGAAGCGCGTGCAAGGAGAGATCAGTTTTACCGTTTGatagataaaaaaagaaatcaagcAACAGTGCTATCGGTTCTTTGAATAGCACGCGCACAAATGGCTGGTTTCACAGGGAATGGCAAACTTGAATTGTGTTCAATTTCCAACTTGTCTGATAGAGAAAGATTCAAGGGATTTATAGAGTTGTCAAAAAACTACAATTAAAAACAGTATAAGAAGAGGTTCACTCTTGTTTAAAGTTCCCTTTCGAATGAGTTGGATGtatgtaaaagaaaaatctaTGGTGGATGCCAAGTGGTAAACCAAGTAACATCGTACTTTTTAGTAAGGAGATACGTTTCGGTGTGTACATTGGATGGGAAGAGGCAAATTATAAAGGTTCATTACTATACACTATACTTCGGTTAACAATATGATTATAAACGAGAACATACGAAAAGTTGATGAAAGAAGGCAGTGAATAAGCAAGAAGTGGatctagaaaagaaatgggATTCCGTGGAAAATTATCCATTAATAATTAAGAATGAAGTAAGAATGGATGAATTGGtttgaaaagctttggGATTCTTGAAAATAGAATGACTGTTGTCAACGAAGCAAGCCTTGATGAACGAACTGGAAAACCAGTTCCAGCTACAATTGGATGTACATCCATGCATATGTCGTGAATTTGACAATGCTCAACGATTGCTCTACAGGAATATCCGCTTATACATCGAATTAAAGTTCCATCTATCCATCCATTCAGTCATGGAATATAGAAATCTAAACAGcgaaaattcctttttcatatgAACATCGTCACTACTATTCGTCATGAAGAATCTAATATTTTAGCTTGCGAATCCATCTCCCAAAGGACAAAACCAGAAGAGATTGGATTCAAGAATCGAATGGCGCTCTCTTGtcatttttactttttctttgcaggCCCTAAATATGTCTGTAATATAATTGAACCCATTGTTCAAGAATGCTCTTGAATCCTTTGTCAATATAATTCGGCGATACCTCTATTCCCATTCTGGAAGCCATGCATCACAAAAAGAACTGAGAATTAAGACCTTTTCGGaatgcttctttatttacCAAACAATACCTCTTTCCTCATCCTCTGTCGATAATTTTTTCGTCACTTATCTTGTTACCTAGATATTGCCAGCCATGTAGGCCACAAAGgtatgaaacaaattttcaattcgGTAACAAAAACAGATTTCCAACTCGTCAACCGTTCTGGACATCTGAGGAAGCGGtgttctttcttctttttaatatGGTCAAGTTTGCGTTGAATCTTCAGGCTGAACTTGCTGGCATTTCTAGCCTAAGcccaaaggaagaagaggcCTTTTATTACATGTTTGAAGTTGAATGTGGATCTTGTCATGACATTCACAAAAACCCTATTGGTATTTGTCGATCCGAAGCTCATGACATTCCTGGAAGCAAGGGAGAAGCCAACTTGATTTGGACATGTAAGAATTGCAAGGTATGATTTTGTCCAACGGACCTGCTTGCCAAAGTGTGTTACGAGTCACACTTTGTTccttccattctttttttctaaacaAATGCTTATGCTAACACGATATAGAGAACGAGTACTATATGTATGGAATCATGGTAAACATCGGGTGTCACTTGAGTTTGAACTTAACGACTTGAAAAATGCCTCGATGCTTATTTTCGGAAACATTTACTAATCTTTTTCTAGCCATTGTCAGTCGCTTTCAGCCTTACACGAATTCCCAAAGCCAACAACGCCTTCTAGAATTGGAGTGCCGAGGCTGCGAACTCGTCAATTTCGTCCCTGACGGCGAATGGGTTGCCAAAGGAGAACAGAGTGACACCCAATTCACAGAAGTAGAGTTAGAAGACGACTGGTATGATTATGATGAAAATGCTGGGTCAGAAGTTTCCATTACCGATATGCAATGGACTCTCTCGAAAGCTTAACGATGCGCATCTAGTTACGGCCTGCATAAATCCAAGAATatagaaagaataaatatccattttcttAAAAACTCATATCCTAGTTTTTTCGATTTCCTTGCTTGATAAGTAGTATCAACACCGTGTCATTCCTTTCATATTCGTATCAATAGttgttatttttcaatagTTGGCTGGTTCAATTGCTCCAGTTGTTCGTAAATACTTGCTTTCCACGATGGGTAGCTTTTTAGtctcttttcataattGATTTGAACCATACTGGCAATTCCACTCCATGGCTTTGTCCGTTGCTTTTGAACTTCATAGCCTTCCATAGCATTTAAGGGCATCTGATGAAAGACTAGCGACTCAGACAATAACTGCATCCAATACTGAATTTGTGATATAGAATTTGTATCCTGTAGAATCGCTTGAGCCGCT contains:
- the aly2 gene encoding arrestin-related endocytic ubiquitin ligase substrate adaptor Aly2; this translates as MKGELNIPALSRFGKSISSSFNHQNDPSNEENDTGSQTRGSSNSGLGRRNSIFSINSSNGFGSLSANRSAKQSAPRPPPLASPPDNVTTATSNNIPSTVSTPVNNTMPAKPPLTWSPSSANLFGTSRVTSIIGNNVSEMVPPVIKKAIASSHGGGMSLSIVLLEPVLYLSGYDLNECQNENPVILRGALVLRVAKPANIRGISLSFAGRSRTEWPEGIPVKGHETYEDKIINCHHWNFFNPNIKDADAPQHGADVARLVGQHVSLPSSSAAGLRGYSVFAPGEYTYNFDLAIPNCFPESVEAKLGWVRYFLEATVERFGTFKSNLNGRTPVQLVRTPSPASLSSSELINISRDWDERLHYELQVSGKSFRLGETLPITFKFLLLDKVRLYKLSLSVVETAEYWCRSRKFHRVDPKRRVLLTERSVKHHNTDNLFSIPDEGDGISSAIFNFNVKLPTCLVKERDRLTFDTTYKYIKIRHRLKALLVLSVENEVNSDKRKYFEINIETPIRILSCRCVKDSTLLPPYEPAHRDSQVLLPCPCRLDATQVEPTEITPFTTQSVLASSSAGSSRKSGRPELFRIPSTNPPPFDGDSCPPPCETPPPNYDELFDALSSINIQDCETDLANDDTILNSRNRRTQVTSSNSTRVPRRHLSRTASRSFDLHR
- the ess1 gene encoding DUF866 family protein, C1orf123-like protein, whose product is MVKFALNLQAELAGISSLSPKEEEAFYYMFEVECGSCHDIHKNPIGICRSEAHDIPGSKGEANLIWTCKNCKPLSVAFSLTRIPKANNAF